A single Arachnia propionica DNA region contains:
- a CDS encoding DeoR/GlpR family DNA-binding transcription regulator, with amino-acid sequence MVVERTERESAILAKLADDGRLSVSGLASDFGVSEVTIRGHLRTLEQQGMLVRTRGGARPITLQGILQRQQVNVEAKEKIAQAAAELIGDDDTVMIEAGTTAALIARHLTGRRGVQIVTNSTLVFNNARTNPALNIILAGGVFRPESESLVGPLAERAIADFNTRIAFLGTDGFSPERGLTTRFVEGAQVATTMRERAEQTWLVADSSKFGQAGFVSFLPLDAITGIITDSGLPDDAVEALKEHTHVRIV; translated from the coding sequence ATGGTGGTGGAACGCACGGAACGTGAGAGCGCGATCCTCGCGAAGCTGGCCGACGACGGACGGCTGAGCGTCTCCGGCCTGGCCAGCGACTTCGGGGTCTCCGAGGTGACCATCCGCGGCCACCTGCGCACCCTCGAACAGCAGGGCATGCTTGTGCGCACCCGTGGCGGGGCGCGGCCCATCACCCTCCAGGGAATCCTGCAGCGGCAGCAGGTCAACGTGGAGGCCAAGGAGAAGATCGCGCAGGCCGCCGCGGAGCTGATCGGCGACGACGACACCGTCATGATCGAGGCCGGAACCACCGCGGCGCTGATCGCCCGGCACCTGACCGGCAGGCGAGGGGTGCAGATCGTCACCAACTCGACGCTGGTGTTCAACAACGCCCGCACCAACCCAGCGCTGAACATCATCCTTGCGGGCGGGGTGTTCCGGCCTGAGTCGGAATCCCTGGTCGGCCCCCTCGCGGAACGCGCCATCGCCGATTTCAACACCCGCATCGCCTTCCTCGGCACCGACGGTTTCTCACCCGAACGCGGGTTGACGACACGTTTCGTCGAGGGTGCGCAGGTGGCAACCACCATGCGGGAGCGCGCCGAACAGACCTGGCTGGTGGCCGATTCCAGCAAGTTCGGGCAGGCGGGGTTCGTTTCCTTCCTGCCGCTGGATGCCATCACGGGCATCATCACCGACTCCGGTCTCCCCGACGATGCCGTGGAGGCCCTCAAGGAACACACCCACGTTCGCATCGTCTAG
- a CDS encoding dihydrolipoamide acetyltransferase family protein gives MATVIVMPALGNSVESCLIVSWLVKEGDTIAENGILCEVETDKASMEVPSTASGTVLKLLWAEGDDVPVKQPLLVVGEPGEDPAPVLAEVGFGAAQEETPEQATVATAEPPEQAPTGASVAGDERGSSPRARNLAAAEGIDIAAVPAGTGPGGRVIARDVAAVAETTTRAAARAGAVAGEGTGLGGRVSQADLTAPAAPAEETPTPAPAAVGGADPDFPGPSTSTPLKGIRKVISERMMHSLASSAQLTYTTTARAQGLLDMRKKLKNSDPALGLNKVTIGDLVGFAAVRTAAKHPTHNAHLEDGVLTTFERVHLGFACDTPRGLLVPTVRNASQLSLGQFSAICKDLAAQAIEGTISPDLLGGATFTVSNLGGFGIEHFTPLLNVPQTAILGVDAIFPRAYADEKGKVRVEQRIGLSLTADHRVIDGADAARFLQDLVAFLENIELAALS, from the coding sequence ATGGCAACCGTCATAGTCATGCCGGCCCTCGGGAACAGCGTCGAGTCCTGTCTCATCGTTTCCTGGCTGGTCAAGGAGGGCGACACCATCGCCGAGAACGGCATCCTCTGCGAGGTGGAGACCGACAAGGCCTCCATGGAGGTGCCCAGCACCGCGTCCGGGACCGTGCTGAAGCTGCTGTGGGCCGAGGGCGACGACGTCCCCGTCAAACAGCCCCTCCTCGTGGTAGGGGAACCCGGCGAGGACCCCGCCCCCGTGCTCGCTGAGGTGGGTTTCGGCGCCGCGCAGGAGGAGACCCCCGAACAGGCCACCGTCGCGACCGCTGAGCCTCCGGAGCAGGCGCCCACCGGCGCTTCCGTGGCCGGTGACGAACGCGGCTCCAGTCCGCGCGCCCGCAACCTGGCCGCCGCCGAGGGCATCGACATCGCGGCCGTGCCCGCGGGAACCGGCCCCGGAGGTCGCGTGATAGCCCGCGACGTCGCCGCCGTCGCCGAGACCACCACCAGGGCGGCGGCCCGGGCCGGAGCGGTCGCGGGTGAGGGCACCGGGCTCGGCGGTCGCGTCAGCCAGGCCGACCTCACCGCCCCCGCCGCACCGGCAGAGGAAACCCCCACGCCGGCCCCAGCGGCGGTCGGAGGAGCCGACCCGGACTTCCCCGGACCCAGCACAAGCACCCCGCTGAAGGGCATCCGCAAGGTGATCTCCGAGCGGATGATGCACTCCCTGGCCAGCTCCGCGCAGCTCACCTACACCACCACCGCGCGGGCCCAGGGCCTCCTCGACATGCGCAAGAAGCTGAAGAACTCCGACCCGGCGCTCGGCCTGAACAAGGTGACCATCGGCGACCTCGTCGGATTCGCCGCCGTCAGGACCGCCGCCAAACACCCCACCCACAACGCCCACCTCGAGGACGGCGTGCTGACCACCTTCGAGCGGGTCCACCTCGGTTTCGCCTGCGACACCCCGCGCGGCCTCCTCGTCCCGACGGTGCGCAACGCCTCGCAGCTCAGCCTCGGCCAATTCTCCGCGATCTGCAAGGACCTCGCCGCGCAGGCCATCGAGGGCACCATCAGCCCCGACCTGCTGGGCGGGGCCACCTTCACCGTCTCCAACCTGGGTGGTTTCGGCATCGAACACTTCACCCCGCTGCTGAACGTGCCCCAGACCGCGATCCTCGGCGTCGACGCCATCTTCCCCCGCGCCTACGCGGATGAGAAGGGCAAGGTCCGCGTCGAACAGCGCATCGGATTGTCGCTGACCGCCGACCACCGGGTCATCGACGGTGCCGACGCGGCCCGTTTCCTGCAGGACCTCGTGGCCTTCCTCGAGAACATCGAACTGGCCGCCCTGAGCTGA
- the lpdA gene encoding dihydrolipoyl dehydrogenase — protein MTDHDVIVLGGGPGGYIAAERLGHAGKNVLLVEAASLGGTCLNVGCIPTKTLLGAAKTYDHARHGAQFGVKVDGAHIDWPALQKWKDKVVSTLVGGVAATEKKAGVTVVHGHGTFDGPGKVTVDGTTHTATHVILATGSVPVMPPIPGAKDNPLVIDSTGALSLPEIPERLAVIGGGVIGVEFASLYSMLGTQVTVIEMLPEIVPFADDDVAAQLRKALKDVTFKLGCRVTSIDGGKVNWTTADGAEESVEADYVLMAVGRRPAVDGWGAENTGLEYSGRGVVVDDRMRTNLPNVWAIGDVTGRSLLAHAAYRMGEVAAANILDPEAHRRGEVMRWHTVPWAVYTAPECAGIGLTEAAARKAGRDIITASVPGYMSGRFVAENGLQAPGLAKLILDAETRQVLGIHVLGSYAAEMIWGASAVLETELDLTDLRQLVFPHPTVSELIREAAWAAKA, from the coding sequence ATGACCGACCACGACGTCATCGTGCTGGGCGGCGGCCCCGGCGGCTACATCGCCGCCGAGCGGCTCGGCCACGCGGGGAAGAACGTGCTCCTCGTCGAGGCCGCATCACTGGGCGGCACCTGCCTGAACGTGGGATGCATCCCCACCAAAACCCTCCTCGGGGCCGCCAAGACCTACGACCATGCCCGTCACGGAGCCCAGTTCGGGGTGAAGGTTGACGGCGCCCATATCGACTGGCCCGCCCTGCAGAAATGGAAGGACAAGGTGGTCTCCACTCTCGTCGGTGGGGTCGCTGCCACCGAGAAGAAGGCCGGGGTCACCGTCGTGCACGGCCACGGCACCTTCGACGGCCCCGGGAAGGTCACCGTCGACGGCACCACTCACACCGCCACCCACGTGATCCTCGCCACCGGATCGGTGCCCGTGATGCCCCCCATCCCCGGCGCCAAGGACAACCCGTTGGTCATCGACTCCACCGGCGCTCTCTCGTTGCCGGAGATTCCGGAACGCCTGGCCGTGATCGGTGGCGGTGTCATTGGGGTGGAGTTCGCCTCGCTGTATTCCATGCTCGGTACGCAGGTCACCGTCATCGAGATGCTGCCCGAGATCGTCCCCTTCGCCGACGACGACGTGGCCGCGCAGCTCCGCAAAGCCCTGAAGGATGTCACCTTCAAACTTGGCTGCCGGGTTACCTCCATCGATGGTGGAAAGGTGAACTGGACCACCGCCGACGGCGCCGAGGAGAGCGTCGAGGCCGACTACGTGTTGATGGCCGTCGGACGCCGGCCCGCAGTCGACGGCTGGGGTGCAGAGAACACCGGCCTGGAGTACTCCGGTCGCGGAGTGGTCGTTGATGACCGGATGCGCACCAACCTGCCGAACGTGTGGGCGATCGGGGACGTCACTGGTCGCAGCCTGCTAGCCCACGCCGCTTACCGCATGGGCGAGGTGGCCGCCGCCAACATCCTCGACCCCGAGGCCCACCGCCGCGGCGAGGTGATGCGCTGGCACACCGTCCCGTGGGCTGTCTACACCGCCCCCGAGTGCGCCGGCATCGGACTCACCGAGGCCGCGGCCAGGAAGGCGGGCCGTGACATCATCACCGCGAGCGTCCCCGGCTACATGTCCGGTCGGTTCGTGGCCGAGAACGGTCTCCAGGCCCCGGGACTGGCCAAACTCATCCTCGACGCCGAGACCCGCCAGGTGCTGGGCATTCATGTGCTGGGCAGCTATGCGGCCGAGATGATCTGGGGCGCCTCCGCCGTGCTGGAAACCGAACTGGACCTCACCGACCTGCGTCAGCTCGTCTTCCCCCATCCCACAGTCAGTGAACTGATCCGCGAGGCCGCCTGGGCGGCCAAGGCCTGA